Proteins encoded together in one Aurantiacibacter aquimixticola window:
- a CDS encoding cistern family PEP-CTERM protein, whose translation MMKKLATALATIATLAIAAPAHADPITLDSGNIGDTFQIDLNGFSGNSSGVVDNLTSTLLLTLDEVTGDRYTFSYEVQNTTGNGLTSNISSFAFNVDPDISGASVTGAYSFAFVADGRGSDPRYPNQVGNVDVCFKARNSGSCSNGGGVSEGSTGAGMLNLFFDQDETEITLSDFFVRYQGITGAGHVTSATGGQTLTSDMPPGGTTTTGTPVPAPGMLGLLALALASLGFVRRWRQLAKPAYA comes from the coding sequence ATGATGAAGAAACTCGCCACTGCCCTCGCAACCATCGCGACCCTCGCCATCGCGGCGCCCGCGCATGCGGATCCGATCACACTCGATAGCGGCAATATCGGCGACACGTTCCAGATCGATCTGAACGGGTTTTCCGGGAATAGCAGCGGCGTCGTCGACAACCTCACCAGCACGCTTTTGCTGACGCTGGATGAAGTCACCGGCGATCGTTACACTTTCTCTTACGAAGTGCAGAACACGACCGGCAACGGCCTGACTTCGAACATTTCGAGCTTCGCGTTCAATGTCGATCCGGACATTTCAGGCGCCAGCGTCACCGGGGCCTACAGCTTCGCCTTCGTCGCCGACGGCCGGGGAAGCGATCCGCGTTATCCGAACCAGGTCGGCAATGTCGATGTCTGCTTCAAGGCCCGCAACAGCGGCTCGTGCTCGAATGGCGGCGGCGTGTCGGAAGGCAGCACCGGGGCCGGCATGCTGAACCTGTTCTTCGATCAAGACGAGACCGAAATCACGCTGAGCGATTTCTTCGTGCGATATCAAGGCATCACCGGGGCCGGTCACGTGACTTCGGCCACGGGCGGTCAGACACTGACAAGCGACATGCCTCCGGGCGGCACGACCACCACCGGCACACCGGTTCCGGCACCGGGTATGCTCGGCCTGCTCGCTCTGGCTCTGGCTTCGCTGGGTTTCGTCCGGCGGTGGCGTCAGCTGGCGAAACCTGCTTACGCCTGA
- a CDS encoding tetratricopeptide repeat protein, producing MAQLSAEADLLRGRFEQALATADRVRDANGARIAALAHIGLEDLRSAQAAFEEGLRRSGDRSRLLADYAIFLLEAGDSDAARRLAGQALDIDPDGLDPLFANARVAQARGNLSDALRFYEVAAEVWPESRAALLGRIGMLGELGRTREARPLIDAFVQRAPGDPDALYLQARLAAEDNDWRAVRSYLQPIEGREDARMQMLYARALIELDLPEQAMPRLQAQLRRYPDRAVARRLLARAQLESGQSAAAYATIRPLATSPRGTSQDLAIFTSAARTSGQPSQVEEALERAPAAERLGTLLAAGDAALREQNWRAAIDA from the coding sequence ATGGCGCAGCTGTCTGCCGAGGCCGATTTGCTGCGGGGGCGTTTCGAGCAGGCGCTTGCGACCGCGGATAGGGTTCGCGACGCGAACGGCGCGCGCATCGCGGCGCTCGCGCATATCGGATTGGAAGATCTCCGATCGGCGCAGGCGGCATTCGAAGAGGGTTTGCGCCGCAGCGGTGACAGATCACGTCTTTTGGCCGATTATGCGATATTTCTGCTGGAAGCTGGTGACAGCGATGCCGCCCGGCGTCTCGCAGGCCAGGCTCTTGATATCGACCCCGACGGACTCGATCCGCTGTTTGCCAATGCGCGCGTCGCACAGGCACGCGGCAATCTCTCCGATGCGCTACGCTTCTACGAGGTCGCAGCGGAGGTTTGGCCCGAGAGCCGCGCGGCGCTGCTTGGTCGGATCGGCATGCTTGGCGAACTCGGGCGCACACGGGAAGCGCGCCCCCTGATCGATGCCTTCGTGCAGCGCGCACCGGGCGATCCAGACGCACTTTACCTGCAAGCGCGCCTGGCGGCGGAGGACAATGACTGGCGCGCCGTGCGCAGCTACCTCCAGCCGATCGAGGGGCGCGAGGATGCGCGCATGCAGATGCTCTACGCCCGCGCCCTGATCGAGCTCGACCTGCCGGAGCAGGCGATGCCACGATTGCAGGCGCAGCTTCGCCGGTATCCGGACCGTGCCGTGGCGCGCCGCCTTCTCGCGCGCGCGCAGCTTGAAAGCGGGCAGAGCGCGGCAGCCTATGCGACGATCCGACCCCTGGCGACCAGCCCACGCGGCACATCGCAGGACCTTGCCATTTTCACGAGCGCAGCGCGCACATCGGGTCAGCCTTCACAAGTCGAGGAGGCGCTGGAGCGTGCACCGGCGGCGGAGCGTCTGGGCACTCTACTGGCCGCAGGCGACGCCGCGCTTCGTGAACAGAATTGGCGCGCCGCAATCGACGCATAA
- the ychF gene encoding redox-regulated ATPase YchF: MGFRCGIVGLPNVGKSTLFNALTETQAAQAANYPFCTIEPNVGQVAVPDERLEKIAGIAQSAKIVHTQLGFVDIAGLVKGASAGEGLGNQFLGNIREVDAIVHVLRCFEDDDIQHVANHVDPIADAEVVETELMLADLESLEKRVDNAAKRATAGDKEAKALASVLGQALELLRDGKPARLTEPKDDEEVRLLRQAQLLTAKPVLYVCNVAEEDAAEGNALSARVFEKAEAEGAQAVVVSAAIEAELVAMDESERAEYLAELGLEESGLARVIRAGYRLLGLQTFFTAGPKEARAWTFPEGAKAPQAAGEIHTDFEKGFIRAETIAYDDYVSLGGETPAKDAGKLRQEGKEYVVQDGDVMLFKFNV; the protein is encoded by the coding sequence ATGGGATTTCGCTGCGGGATCGTCGGCCTGCCCAATGTCGGCAAGTCCACCCTCTTCAACGCGCTCACCGAAACGCAGGCGGCGCAGGCGGCGAATTATCCGTTCTGCACGATCGAACCCAATGTCGGCCAGGTCGCCGTGCCGGACGAACGGCTGGAGAAGATTGCCGGTATCGCGCAGAGTGCCAAGATCGTGCACACGCAGCTTGGCTTCGTCGATATTGCGGGGCTCGTGAAAGGAGCCAGCGCGGGCGAAGGGCTCGGCAACCAGTTTCTCGGCAATATCAGGGAGGTGGACGCGATTGTTCATGTTCTTCGGTGCTTCGAGGATGACGATATCCAGCATGTCGCCAACCATGTCGACCCGATCGCCGATGCGGAGGTTGTCGAGACGGAATTGATGCTCGCCGATCTCGAGAGCCTCGAAAAGCGTGTCGACAATGCCGCCAAGCGCGCGACGGCGGGCGACAAGGAGGCCAAGGCGCTGGCCAGCGTGCTCGGGCAGGCGCTCGAATTGCTGCGTGACGGCAAGCCCGCGCGCCTCACCGAGCCGAAGGATGACGAGGAAGTGCGCCTGCTTCGCCAGGCGCAGCTGCTGACGGCGAAGCCCGTGCTCTATGTATGCAATGTCGCGGAGGAGGATGCGGCCGAGGGCAATGCCCTGTCCGCGCGGGTATTCGAGAAGGCTGAAGCCGAAGGCGCCCAGGCCGTTGTCGTATCCGCTGCGATCGAGGCGGAGCTGGTGGCGATGGACGAAAGCGAGCGCGCCGAATATCTCGCCGAGCTGGGCCTTGAGGAAAGTGGCCTCGCCCGCGTTATTCGTGCCGGTTACCGCCTGCTTGGCCTGCAGACCTTCTTCACTGCCGGGCCTAAGGAAGCTCGCGCCTGGACCTTTCCCGAAGGTGCCAAGGCGCCGCAAGCCGCTGGCGAGATCCACACCGATTTCGAGAAAGGCTTCATCCGCGCCGAAACCATCGCTTATGACGACTATGTGTCGCTGGGCGGTGAAACTCCCGCAAAAGACGCTGGCAAATTGCGGCAGGAGGGCAAGGAATACGTCGTGCAGGATGGTGACGTGATGCTGTTCAAGTTCAACGTTTAA
- a CDS encoding DUF2167 domain-containing protein, with translation MIRLIAAFLLLLWPQALLAQDRVVPLSAADARIALGPDLRFLPPADARRIVVDLWENPSTEADDILGMIVPESADAKSPEWGAVIRWEPIGHVAADTAREADYDALMDEMQAQVRAQNDKRREDGYTPVQLLGWAERPSYDSVSNTVTWARELRFFDGGENTLHYNVRILGRYGVLSMNIVAPMDRLAEVSTVAKQLSERTEFVPGARYADFDAERDEVAGYGVAGLVATGVGVAVAKNAGVFAVIAKLLQPLGIALLVLAAALAVPFRRWFGTKDRAVKR, from the coding sequence ATGATCCGTCTGATCGCTGCCTTCCTTTTGCTGCTATGGCCGCAAGCGTTGCTTGCGCAAGATCGCGTCGTGCCACTCTCCGCGGCGGATGCGCGGATCGCATTGGGGCCGGATTTGCGCTTCCTGCCGCCAGCCGACGCAAGGCGCATCGTCGTCGATTTGTGGGAAAATCCTTCGACCGAAGCCGACGACATACTCGGCATGATCGTACCCGAAAGTGCCGATGCCAAATCGCCGGAATGGGGTGCGGTCATTCGGTGGGAGCCGATCGGACATGTCGCGGCGGACACTGCGCGAGAGGCGGATTACGACGCATTGATGGACGAGATGCAGGCGCAGGTCCGCGCGCAGAACGATAAACGGCGCGAAGACGGCTATACGCCTGTGCAATTGCTCGGCTGGGCCGAGCGCCCTTCATATGACAGCGTATCCAACACCGTGACCTGGGCGCGCGAACTGCGCTTTTTCGATGGCGGGGAGAACACGCTGCATTATAATGTGCGCATACTTGGTCGATATGGCGTTCTGAGCATGAATATCGTCGCGCCGATGGACCGCCTTGCGGAGGTGTCAACCGTGGCCAAGCAGCTTTCCGAGCGCACGGAATTTGTCCCGGGTGCGCGCTACGCCGATTTCGATGCCGAGCGGGACGAGGTCGCCGGCTATGGCGTCGCCGGCCTCGTCGCGACCGGGGTCGGTGTTGCGGTGGCGAAGAATGCAGGCGTGTTCGCAGTGATCGCCAAGCTGCTTCAGCCGCTCGGTATCGCGCTACTGGTGTTGGCGGCCGCCCTCGCCGTCCCATTCAGGCGGTGGTTCGGTACGAAGGACCGGGCCGTTAAACGTTGA
- the gyrA gene encoding DNA gyrase subunit A, with product MSDESNIPAPDQGPEQYGRIDIVDEMKTSYLDYAMSVIVSRALPDVRDGLKPVHRRILYAAQVGGYTASRPYRKSAKIVGEVMGSYHPHGDSAIYDALARMVQPWSLRLPLIDGQGNFGSMDPDPPAAMRYTESRLARAAEPLLSDLDKDTVDFVDNYDGSEQEPSVLPARFPNLLVNGAGGIAVGMATNIPPHNLGEVIDGCFAYMDDPGITSEALHEIIPGPDFPTAPLILGKAGARSAYTTGRGSILMRCRHEIETARGDKESIVLTSIPYQVGKAGLVEKIADAAKEKRIEGISDIRDESSRAGVRVVIDLKRDATPDVVLNQLWRHTPAQTSFPANMLAIRGGRPETLALRDFIQAFIQFREQVITRRTKFELNKARDRAHVLLGLVVAVSNLDEVVAMIRGSSNPQLAREKLLAKQWPIGDIAQYIALVEAIEPSDTEEGGTYQLSERQVKAILALRLSSLTALGRDEIADELKELATQIEYYLSILADRAKLYGVMRDELQEVRDQFATPRMSEIAPAWDGIEDEDLIEREEMVVTVTHSGYIKRTPLATFRAQARGGKGRSGMATKDEDAVVEMFVTSTHNPVLFFTNTGRVYRLKVWKLPEGGPQTKGRPMVNLLPLGDEERVTNVLSLPEDEADWEALNIVFATEQGMVRRNSMDAFTNVPTAGKYAMGFVEGSNDRLIGVELLSEDQEVFLASDAGKAIRFAATDARETKSRTGIGVRGMALKKDAKVVSLAVLNRLDADMETREAYLRAAAWKNNEAEVTLDADTVEEMAEREEFILTLTANGYGKISSAYEYRTIGRGGQGLANIGEPSDKDRNGPVVASFPVKHGSQLMLVTDRAKLIRLPIEFRHMVDGGFAEHKGFSIYGRGSSGVRIFDVAKGETIVGAALIDEDESPENEAEEAVVEEMLERRGGGDETTPHTTPHSDNDIEGEPDSS from the coding sequence GTGAGCGACGAAAGCAACATTCCCGCGCCCGACCAGGGCCCTGAACAATACGGCCGCATCGACATCGTCGATGAGATGAAGACCAGCTATCTCGATTACGCGATGAGCGTGATCGTCAGCCGCGCGCTGCCGGATGTGCGCGACGGGCTGAAGCCGGTCCATCGCCGCATTCTCTACGCCGCGCAGGTCGGCGGATACACGGCGTCACGGCCCTATCGAAAATCGGCCAAGATCGTCGGTGAAGTGATGGGTAGCTATCACCCGCATGGCGACAGCGCGATCTACGATGCGCTCGCCCGGATGGTGCAGCCGTGGTCGCTGCGCCTGCCGCTGATCGATGGCCAAGGCAATTTCGGCAGCATGGACCCGGATCCGCCGGCGGCCATGCGCTATACAGAAAGCCGCCTTGCGCGCGCGGCGGAGCCGCTGCTGAGCGACCTTGACAAGGACACGGTCGATTTCGTCGACAATTACGATGGCAGTGAGCAGGAGCCTTCCGTCCTGCCGGCCCGCTTCCCGAATCTGCTGGTCAATGGCGCGGGCGGTATCGCGGTTGGCATGGCAACCAATATCCCGCCGCACAATCTGGGCGAGGTGATCGACGGCTGCTTTGCCTACATGGACGATCCGGGCATCACGTCCGAGGCGCTGCATGAGATCATACCGGGTCCGGACTTTCCGACTGCGCCCTTGATCCTCGGCAAGGCCGGTGCGCGCTCAGCCTACACCACGGGTCGCGGTTCGATCCTGATGCGCTGCCGCCATGAAATCGAGACGGCGCGGGGCGACAAGGAAAGCATCGTCCTCACTTCCATTCCCTACCAAGTCGGCAAGGCCGGTTTGGTCGAAAAGATCGCCGACGCCGCGAAGGAAAAGCGGATCGAAGGTATTTCCGACATTCGCGACGAAAGCAGCCGCGCCGGTGTGCGCGTGGTGATTGACCTGAAGCGCGATGCGACGCCCGATGTGGTGCTCAACCAGCTGTGGCGGCATACGCCCGCGCAGACGTCCTTCCCCGCCAATATGCTCGCCATCCGCGGCGGCAGGCCGGAAACGCTGGCGCTGCGCGATTTCATCCAGGCCTTCATCCAGTTCCGCGAACAGGTCATCACCCGCCGCACCAAGTTCGAGCTGAACAAGGCGCGAGATCGGGCGCACGTCTTACTCGGCCTGGTGGTCGCGGTGTCGAACCTCGACGAGGTCGTGGCGATGATCCGCGGCTCCTCGAACCCACAGCTCGCGCGCGAGAAACTGCTCGCAAAGCAGTGGCCCATCGGCGACATCGCGCAATATATCGCGCTGGTGGAAGCCATCGAGCCCAGCGATACGGAAGAAGGCGGCACGTATCAGCTCTCCGAGCGGCAGGTGAAGGCCATCCTTGCCCTGCGCCTTTCCAGCCTGACCGCGCTTGGCCGGGACGAGATTGCCGACGAGCTCAAAGAGCTCGCCACGCAGATCGAATATTATCTGTCGATCCTCGCCGACCGGGCGAAACTCTATGGCGTGATGCGTGACGAGCTGCAGGAAGTGCGCGACCAGTTCGCAACGCCGCGCATGTCCGAAATCGCCCCTGCCTGGGACGGGATCGAGGACGAGGACCTGATCGAGCGGGAGGAGATGGTCGTCACCGTCACCCATTCCGGCTATATCAAGCGTACGCCTCTGGCGACGTTCCGGGCGCAGGCGCGTGGCGGCAAGGGCCGCAGTGGCATGGCGACGAAGGACGAGGATGCCGTCGTCGAAATGTTCGTAACGTCGACGCATAACCCCGTGTTGTTCTTCACGAATACCGGCCGCGTCTATCGCCTGAAAGTCTGGAAACTGCCCGAAGGGGGGCCGCAGACGAAGGGACGGCCGATGGTCAATCTGCTGCCACTCGGTGATGAGGAGCGTGTCACCAACGTGCTGTCGCTGCCGGAGGACGAAGCCGATTGGGAAGCGCTCAACATCGTCTTTGCCACCGAGCAGGGCATGGTGCGGCGTAATTCCATGGATGCCTTCACCAATGTGCCGACGGCGGGCAAATATGCGATGGGCTTTGTCGAGGGTAGCAATGACCGGCTGATCGGCGTCGAGTTGTTGAGCGAGGACCAGGAAGTCTTTCTCGCGTCCGACGCGGGCAAGGCCATCCGCTTCGCCGCCACCGATGCGCGCGAAACGAAGAGCCGGACAGGTATCGGCGTGCGTGGAATGGCGCTGAAGAAGGACGCCAAAGTCGTCAGCCTCGCCGTGCTCAACCGGCTGGATGCCGACATGGAGACGCGCGAAGCCTATCTGCGCGCCGCTGCGTGGAAGAACAACGAGGCCGAAGTGACACTGGACGCCGACACCGTGGAGGAAATGGCGGAGCGTGAGGAGTTCATCCTTACGCTCACCGCCAATGGCTACGGCAAGATCTCATCGGCCTACGAATATCGCACCATCGGTCGCGGCGGACAGGGCCTTGCCAATATCGGCGAGCCCTCGGACAAGGATCGCAACGGGCCAGTCGTCGCCAGCTTCCCGGTCAAGCATGGTTCGCAGCTGATGCTGGTCACTGACCGGGCAAAGCTGATCCGGCTGCCGATTGAATTTCGCCACATGGTGGATGGCGGGTTCGCGGAGCATAAGGGATTTTCGATCTACGGGCGCGGTTCGTCGGGTGTGCGCATCTTCGATGTCGCCAAGGGTGAGACCATCGTCGGCGCAGCGCTGATAGACGAGGACGAATCGCCCGAGAACGAGGCCGAAGAAGCGGTTGTCGAGGAGATGCTCGAACGGCGCGGCGGCGGTGACGAGACGACCCCGCACACCACCCCGCATTCGGATAACGATATTGAGGGCGAGCCCGACTCGAGCTAG
- a CDS encoding lysoplasmalogenase family protein, whose product MPRRAPSKALVDKRPYLVLSVIAALAFYYMRVSALPELYLWPIKGSACAFLAIYAWLRHGSSDARLLAAAMAVASVADMAIEFDLRVGAGIFVIFHLMMIRLFMRHTRGPGKGVESVIFIALCVLPAVIAYTFAEGLFAIGAGVYGLALGIMAAAAWTSTFPRASVAAGAILFVLSDILIFAGLGPLSGSPLPEYLVWPIYYFGQFLITVGIVTTLRKRDPELSVIQGGAA is encoded by the coding sequence ATGCCGCGCAGAGCACCCTCAAAGGCACTGGTCGACAAGCGCCCCTACCTCGTCCTGAGCGTCATCGCGGCGCTGGCATTCTACTATATGCGGGTGAGCGCGCTGCCGGAGCTGTATCTCTGGCCGATCAAGGGCAGCGCCTGCGCCTTTCTGGCGATCTATGCCTGGCTACGGCACGGCAGCAGCGATGCGCGACTACTCGCAGCTGCGATGGCCGTCGCCAGCGTGGCCGATATGGCGATCGAATTCGACCTGCGCGTTGGCGCGGGAATATTCGTCATCTTCCATCTCATGATGATCCGGCTCTTCATGCGCCATACGCGCGGACCCGGGAAGGGCGTGGAAAGCGTCATTTTCATCGCGCTTTGCGTTCTGCCGGCGGTGATCGCTTACACCTTTGCCGAGGGGCTCTTCGCCATCGGCGCCGGAGTCTACGGACTTGCGCTCGGCATCATGGCCGCTGCCGCTTGGACGAGCACCTTTCCGCGCGCCAGCGTTGCCGCGGGCGCAATCCTGTTCGTCCTTTCCGACATCCTGATCTTTGCCGGGCTAGGGCCGCTATCGGGAAGCCCGCTGCCCGAATATCTCGTCTGGCCGATCTATTACTTCGGACAATTCCTGATCACCGTCGGCATCGTCACGACGCTGCGCAAGCGCGATCCCGAGCTGAGCGTGATACAGGGCGGGGCGGCCTAG
- the trmFO gene encoding methylenetetrahydrofolate--tRNA-(uracil(54)-C(5))-methyltransferase (FADH(2)-oxidizing) TrmFO, with the protein MTHQVHIIGGGLAGSEAAWQLAQRGVRVRLSEMRGGGGSTPAHQTDGLAEMVCSNSFRSDDDTKNAVGLLHHEMRRLDSIIMRAGEKARVPAGSAMAVDRDVFSAEVERLLAEHPNVELVRELVSELPQSGLTIVATGPLTADALAASIVKATGEDRLAFFDAIAPIVHRDSIDMSKAWIQSRWNKRTEASNEDGDYINCPMTKEEYLAFHQGLLDAEKGEFKEWEANTPYFDGCMPIEVMAERGVETLRYGPMKGVGLDNPYDTSEEHPQGKWPYAVVQLRQDNKLGTLWNMVGFQTKMKYGAQVELFRTIPGLENAEFARLGGMHRNTFLNSPIVLDRQLRLNRGPHIRFAGQITGCEGYVESAAVGLMAGLMAASEVAGDDWSAPPRTSAMGALLSHITGDAEASSFQPMNVNFGLFPPLHEVKKKQRKEAYTSRAKTEFGEWLRLRERVPA; encoded by the coding sequence ATGACCCATCAGGTGCACATTATCGGTGGCGGCCTCGCCGGAAGCGAAGCCGCCTGGCAGCTCGCCCAGCGCGGCGTGCGGGTGCGCCTTTCCGAAATGCGCGGCGGCGGCGGATCCACGCCGGCGCACCAGACGGACGGTCTGGCGGAAATGGTGTGTTCCAACTCCTTCCGCAGCGATGACGATACGAAGAACGCCGTCGGCCTGCTCCATCACGAGATGCGTCGGCTCGACAGCATAATCATGCGCGCAGGCGAAAAGGCGCGTGTGCCGGCAGGCAGCGCAATGGCGGTGGACCGGGACGTGTTCAGCGCAGAGGTCGAGCGACTGCTGGCGGAGCACCCGAATGTGGAGCTGGTGCGCGAGCTGGTGTCCGAATTGCCGCAGAGCGGCCTCACCATTGTTGCCACCGGTCCGCTCACCGCCGACGCGCTTGCCGCCAGCATCGTCAAAGCGACCGGTGAGGACCGCCTCGCTTTCTTCGATGCCATCGCGCCCATCGTCCACCGCGACAGTATCGACATGTCGAAGGCGTGGATCCAGTCGCGCTGGAACAAGCGAACCGAAGCCTCGAACGAGGATGGCGACTACATCAATTGCCCAATGACGAAGGAGGAGTACCTCGCCTTCCACCAAGGCTTGCTCGATGCCGAAAAGGGCGAATTCAAGGAATGGGAAGCCAACACGCCCTATTTCGACGGTTGCATGCCGATCGAGGTGATGGCGGAGCGTGGGGTCGAGACCCTGCGCTACGGCCCGATGAAGGGTGTCGGCCTCGATAATCCCTACGATACGAGCGAAGAGCATCCACAGGGCAAATGGCCCTACGCGGTCGTGCAGCTGCGGCAGGACAACAAGCTCGGCACGCTGTGGAACATGGTCGGCTTCCAGACGAAGATGAAATACGGCGCGCAAGTGGAGCTTTTCCGCACCATCCCGGGGCTGGAAAATGCCGAGTTTGCACGTCTGGGCGGGATGCATCGCAACACCTTCCTCAATTCGCCCATCGTGCTCGATCGCCAGCTGCGATTGAACAGGGGGCCGCATATCCGCTTTGCCGGGCAGATCACCGGCTGCGAAGGCTATGTCGAAAGCGCTGCGGTCGGCCTCATGGCCGGGCTGATGGCGGCGAGTGAAGTCGCTGGCGATGACTGGAGCGCGCCGCCGCGGACATCGGCGATGGGTGCGCTGCTATCGCACATCACAGGCGATGCGGAGGCGAGTAGCTTCCAGCCCATGAACGTCAATTTCGGGCTTTTCCCACCGCTGCACGAGGTGAAGAAGAAGCAGCGCAAGGAAGCCTATACCTCGCGCGCGAAGACGGAATTCGGCGAATGGCTGCGGTTGCGCGAGCGTGTGCCCGCCTGA
- a CDS encoding EF-hand domain-containing protein has translation MKQAILGAALTLIALSVGLFWMQGRAQVEQAAPPPDPDALAEAEVDDPDALPSADVADMEGPAPPEASELTREQRRFFRYDRNRDLKITRNEMLSTRTEAFRRLDKDGNNLLTFEEWAVTTATRFDAMDGNGDRELTQGEFATSRPTPRRTSSCRC, from the coding sequence TTGAAACAGGCGATTCTAGGGGCTGCCCTCACGCTCATTGCCTTAAGCGTGGGCCTGTTCTGGATGCAGGGAAGGGCTCAGGTCGAGCAGGCCGCGCCGCCGCCCGATCCGGATGCACTTGCCGAAGCGGAGGTGGATGATCCCGATGCGCTGCCCAGCGCCGATGTCGCCGACATGGAAGGGCCCGCACCGCCCGAAGCAAGCGAGCTGACCCGCGAACAGCGACGCTTCTTTCGCTACGACCGCAATCGCGATCTGAAGATCACGCGCAATGAAATGCTCTCGACCCGCACCGAAGCGTTCCGCCGGCTCGACAAGGATGGCAACAATCTGCTGACCTTCGAGGAGTGGGCCGTGACCACTGCCACGCGCTTCGACGCGATGGATGGCAATGGCGATCGAGAGCTCACGCAGGGCGAATTCGCCACCAGCCGCCCCACGCCGCGCCGAACCTCCAGCTGCCGCTGCTAA
- a CDS encoding TadE/TadG family type IV pilus assembly protein — protein MKNLASDQSGNVLMMSAAAFLPLMMLVGSAVDMGAAYIIRGKLQNACDAAVLAGRQSMRGTEFTAASEREARKFFDFNFAEGSLRTSDREFNITQNPSDRQELLGSASASFPTFIMQIFGFDSMDLSVDCEAKRDEAHNDIALVLDVTGSMADSPVAGGQSKIELLQNGALGLYRALADAPNSQTRYAIVPYSHTVNVGGLLANKDILRTQNYVGGNCNRDYYCWPTTKSVHIDDSSWKNDGSSTGSRLTAFRRDDAGCIEERPSRGQSGSSPTILASVTRADVDEYASGNNDIARQFGRYDPAMHHHYNGYWNGAAYILRYDRDTWIQTGCPARASGFSTFTNERSFDNAIKSATSRVTGGTYHDVGMLWGLRLMSRTGLLADTNPTEIGAVPVNQHIVFMTDGRLDTGSTLYSGHGVEAYQNRTSGSGDLNSKHLARFHSTCDLAKSMGITTWVIALDVTDTDDIEPCATSADHFYISDGSDLEGVFESIGQGIGNLRLSR, from the coding sequence ATGAAGAATCTGGCCTCCGATCAAAGCGGGAACGTATTGATGATGTCGGCAGCGGCCTTTTTGCCGCTCATGATGCTGGTCGGTAGCGCAGTCGACATGGGCGCCGCATACATCATTCGCGGCAAACTACAGAATGCCTGCGATGCCGCTGTGCTGGCTGGTAGACAATCCATGAGAGGCACCGAATTCACCGCAGCCTCCGAACGCGAAGCTAGAAAATTTTTCGACTTCAACTTTGCCGAAGGGAGCCTCAGAACGAGCGACCGCGAATTCAATATCACGCAGAATCCTTCTGACAGGCAGGAATTACTTGGCAGTGCTTCTGCTTCCTTTCCTACCTTTATCATGCAGATTTTTGGTTTCGACAGTATGGATTTGTCTGTCGACTGCGAAGCAAAGCGTGACGAGGCGCACAACGACATCGCTTTGGTTCTCGACGTCACCGGCTCGATGGCCGATTCCCCAGTAGCTGGCGGTCAATCGAAGATCGAGTTGCTTCAGAACGGGGCGCTTGGCCTATACCGTGCACTCGCAGACGCGCCAAACTCTCAGACGCGATACGCAATTGTTCCGTATTCTCACACGGTCAATGTTGGCGGTCTACTAGCCAATAAGGACATCCTTCGCACCCAAAACTACGTCGGTGGAAATTGCAATAGAGATTACTACTGCTGGCCAACAACGAAAAGCGTGCACATCGACGATTCGAGTTGGAAAAACGACGGATCATCTACTGGTTCGCGACTGACCGCTTTTCGCAGAGATGATGCTGGGTGTATCGAAGAACGACCAAGCCGCGGGCAAAGCGGCAGTTCTCCAACCATCTTGGCCTCCGTAACGAGGGCTGACGTCGATGAATACGCTTCTGGCAACAACGATATCGCGCGCCAGTTCGGCCGATACGACCCGGCAATGCACCACCATTACAACGGCTATTGGAATGGCGCGGCATATATTCTCAGATATGACCGAGACACCTGGATTCAGACGGGCTGTCCGGCAAGAGCATCAGGCTTTTCGACTTTCACCAACGAACGAAGCTTCGACAACGCGATAAAAAGCGCGACCTCGCGCGTAACCGGCGGCACTTACCATGACGTCGGCATGCTTTGGGGTTTGCGCTTGATGTCACGGACCGGCCTATTGGCCGACACAAATCCAACCGAGATTGGCGCTGTGCCGGTAAACCAGCACATCGTATTTATGACGGATGGACGGCTTGATACCGGATCGACTTTGTATTCGGGGCATGGTGTGGAAGCATATCAAAACCGCACTTCGGGTTCTGGCGACCTAAATAGCAAGCATCTTGCCCGGTTCCACTCGACATGTGACCTGGCCAAATCGATGGGCATCACCACTTGGGTGATAGCGCTCGATGTTACCGATACGGATGACATCGAACCTTGCGCGACCAGCGCCGATCACTTTTACATCAGCGATGGATCGGATCTAGAGGGCGTTTTCGAGTCAATCGGGCAAGGTATCGGTAATCTGAGGCTGTCGCGATGA